A genomic window from Martelella lutilitoris includes:
- a CDS encoding autotransporter domain-containing protein: protein MSHAIESTETKTARPTPKKNARAFARFLSGTAFTTLLLASGAALYCGMPQQASALDLYWNAPGTSGAVIGDGSPIVALDGTWSVGGNLNWTNAGNTQPGVTWSNAPGTNAHFIGPAGAHPVIDIVGNINFDTIYLGAPNGAGGNTNYYLIRGTGAFYMAPAAGSNHSTIVGLVPNTQSFAVPIHDSQDGSVTDLYIESSDGTLGGGLITFVTDMQYTGATHIKSGALSIGGLDASGLPGPYYDASVNGDIIMSNNAGLALYSATKDQTVSNRIYTETASDTNARIDIRNGGSTHKLILTSSNPDYVGKVNISGILSGTGGFGGAVDLIYSGSLYNRQGSTLTLGTSVTFTRDTTGITADLEEATAGQPLFVTSGALDVSLASLTATVQGNAPVYNIFQYGGALNPAPGTIFKTTTFSGITPGTNYRLDVVEPGHGAFQTPGMIRLLVYDNNDEIAQYWNGGAPAPYDGGLVGGTGTWVEGLGNWTDQSGTKAAAWARSVGIFDGTGGTVTASGTLAFDRLEFAVDKYSIEGGAGNALSLSPYSAGSGQISVTNGGQTATIAVDIGNGNNYSASGPGAVVSTLEKTGAGTLVFTGTKSYTGLTTVSEGTLRLGNGGQAGGLTGGATVASSAHFGGAGSVGGNVAINTGATLFGDQNGVLAIAGDLAFQTGTTLQVGLNGPSTTPIFTSNTLTLGGVGATTIKVDSVGAPGGLYALINSATAPSAPNPANQFVLGSNIPTGSYVTYTPVGHVYLNLAGSGPSGPDFVYWDGLTTSGTNPISGGNGNWNTFDANNTNWGDADPPTAHSDWKQGDIAIFTGNAGVVTIQTQNGANPVEAGGLQFAKPDYVISGDTLTLVSASADNLAEIAVGPNAATTATINSVLDGTAGINKTGAGELVLAGDNLYSGGTRLTGGVLTVSKDANLGASSAGIAFAGGTLKATTGFSTGRSMTVDKHGGTIDVANGGDTLTATGVISDEPGNGGGVLEKTGAGTLALAGDNTYSGGTAIREGTVSIGKDQNLGAATGGVLLDGGRLSTASSFSTARTFQLTGNGGTIDIAAGADTLTATGRFVDATGQTGSLTKTGSGTLVMTDDNTYTGKTTVEDGTLQLGNGGATGSLVGDIAINTNAIVDVMRSANWVFNGELSGAGQFNQAGTGTTTLTADSSAFSGTTAVTNGGLSVSGKLGGETTVSGTGLLSGNGLLDRVAAIKGGRITAGTTDSIDTLSMNTLSFAPGSGLYANVVSKNTADGLETKADLLDASGSVTVSGGQVTVDAEGNSVVDGTTVTIITSSDSVTRTDGDGDGTAGFNADVASTSAFVGADIGYTANTVFLTLKDLTNNGTTLCIPGLTANQCNTAGGINSLGPNDPLVKIIKGLPKDQLGPSLDQLSGEGYSSIDSAMVDDSRYVRDATNTRLRQTYRDPQKPAPSMASNYAAVDGTGQTLAEDAPGTGAWMTAYGSWNDYKATGDTAEMKNNVGGVFIGADIPVFDTLRFGAVAGYGSSSYDISSRGTSATSNDWTFGLYGGGAVDNWGINFGTAYTWHEISADRRVTIPGLSEQESADYGAGTYQVYGDVDYMFELASNFDAGPFADAAYVYQQTDGFTETGGMAALTRNGSNTSTGFTTLGVRTSYELESESFTGQVVASAGWRSGYGDLAGVGALAFAGGTSFDITGAPIAKNQAVLNVGLQTTLNESLDVEVNYIGLFASDYQSQNVVGRLNLRF from the coding sequence ATGTCCCATGCAATCGAATCGACAGAAACGAAAACCGCTCGACCGACGCCCAAAAAGAACGCGCGCGCTTTTGCTCGTTTCCTGTCGGGCACGGCGTTCACGACGCTGCTTCTGGCGAGCGGGGCGGCGCTTTACTGCGGCATGCCCCAGCAGGCCTCTGCCCTGGATCTCTACTGGAATGCGCCCGGGACCTCGGGGGCAGTGATTGGCGACGGCTCGCCCATCGTCGCCCTCGACGGCACATGGTCGGTCGGCGGAAACCTGAACTGGACGAACGCCGGCAACACCCAGCCAGGCGTGACATGGTCCAACGCCCCGGGCACCAATGCCCATTTCATCGGCCCGGCCGGGGCTCACCCCGTGATCGATATCGTCGGCAACATCAATTTCGACACGATCTATCTCGGCGCGCCGAACGGCGCCGGCGGCAATACGAATTATTACCTCATCCGGGGCACAGGCGCCTTCTACATGGCTCCGGCCGCGGGCAGCAACCACTCAACCATCGTCGGCCTGGTCCCGAACACTCAGAGCTTTGCCGTGCCGATCCACGACAGTCAGGACGGCAGTGTGACCGATCTCTACATCGAAAGCTCGGACGGCACGCTGGGCGGCGGCCTGATCACCTTCGTCACGGACATGCAATATACCGGCGCCACCCACATCAAGAGCGGCGCCCTCTCGATCGGCGGCTTGGATGCCTCTGGTCTCCCGGGACCCTATTACGACGCCTCGGTCAATGGCGACATCATCATGTCGAACAATGCCGGCCTTGCCCTTTATTCGGCGACAAAGGACCAGACCGTCAGCAATCGCATTTACACCGAAACCGCCAGCGATACCAACGCGCGGATTGATATCCGCAACGGCGGTTCCACCCACAAGCTGATCCTGACCAGCAGCAATCCCGACTATGTCGGTAAGGTGAATATTTCCGGCATTCTCTCCGGCACGGGCGGGTTCGGCGGTGCGGTGGATCTCATCTACAGCGGCTCACTCTACAACCGGCAGGGCAGCACGCTCACGCTCGGCACATCGGTTACGTTCACGAGAGATACGACGGGGATAACGGCCGATCTGGAAGAGGCCACCGCCGGCCAGCCCCTGTTCGTCACCAGCGGCGCGCTCGATGTTTCCCTGGCGTCGCTCACAGCCACCGTCCAGGGCAATGCGCCCGTCTACAATATCTTCCAGTATGGCGGCGCGCTCAACCCGGCGCCCGGAACGATCTTCAAAACAACGACATTCAGCGGCATAACACCCGGAACAAATTACCGGCTCGACGTTGTAGAACCCGGCCATGGCGCCTTTCAAACCCCGGGAATGATTAGGCTTCTCGTCTACGATAACAACGACGAAATTGCGCAATACTGGAATGGCGGCGCGCCGGCGCCCTATGATGGCGGCCTTGTCGGCGGGACAGGCACCTGGGTCGAGGGTCTGGGCAACTGGACTGATCAGAGCGGAACGAAAGCTGCGGCCTGGGCCCGTTCGGTCGGCATTTTTGACGGTACGGGCGGCACGGTTACCGCGAGCGGAACGCTGGCCTTCGACCGGCTCGAATTCGCCGTGGACAAATACAGTATCGAAGGTGGCGCCGGCAACGCGCTCTCGCTCTCGCCCTATTCCGCCGGAAGCGGCCAGATCTCCGTCACCAATGGCGGCCAGACCGCGACGATCGCCGTCGATATCGGCAACGGCAACAATTACAGCGCTTCGGGGCCCGGTGCCGTGGTCAGCACGCTGGAAAAGACCGGCGCCGGCACGCTCGTCTTCACCGGCACCAAATCCTATACCGGACTGACGACGGTGTCGGAAGGAACGCTCCGCCTCGGCAATGGCGGCCAGGCCGGCGGCCTGACCGGCGGCGCCACGGTCGCGTCATCCGCCCACTTCGGCGGCGCCGGCAGCGTCGGCGGCAATGTCGCGATCAATACGGGCGCGACGCTTTTCGGCGACCAGAACGGCGTTCTCGCCATTGCAGGCGATCTCGCCTTCCAGACGGGAACCACGCTCCAGGTCGGCCTGAACGGGCCCTCGACCACGCCGATCTTCACCTCGAATACACTGACGCTCGGCGGAGTAGGCGCGACCACTATCAAGGTCGATTCCGTTGGCGCGCCTGGCGGGCTTTATGCCCTGATCAATTCAGCGACGGCGCCTTCGGCCCCGAACCCGGCCAACCAGTTTGTGCTGGGCAGCAATATCCCGACCGGCAGTTATGTTACCTATACGCCGGTCGGTCATGTCTATCTGAATCTGGCGGGCAGCGGCCCCTCCGGCCCGGATTTCGTCTACTGGGACGGCCTGACCACAAGCGGCACGAACCCCATTTCCGGCGGGAACGGCAACTGGAACACATTTGACGCGAACAACACAAACTGGGGCGATGCCGACCCGCCGACGGCACACAGCGACTGGAAACAGGGCGACATCGCGATCTTCACCGGCAATGCCGGCGTGGTCACCATCCAGACCCAAAACGGCGCAAACCCGGTTGAAGCCGGCGGTCTTCAATTTGCCAAACCCGACTACGTGATTTCCGGCGACACGCTGACGCTCGTTTCCGCCAGTGCCGACAATCTGGCGGAAATCGCGGTCGGCCCCAACGCCGCGACGACGGCGACGATCAATTCTGTTCTCGACGGCACCGCCGGCATCAACAAGACCGGCGCGGGCGAACTCGTTCTTGCTGGCGACAACCTCTATTCGGGTGGAACCCGCCTGACGGGCGGCGTGCTGACGGTTTCGAAGGACGCCAATCTCGGCGCGTCCTCGGCAGGCATTGCCTTTGCAGGCGGTACGCTGAAGGCGACGACCGGATTTTCCACTGGCCGGTCGATGACCGTCGACAAGCATGGCGGCACGATCGACGTCGCAAACGGCGGCGACACGCTGACCGCCACGGGCGTCATTTCCGATGAACCCGGCAATGGCGGCGGCGTTCTGGAAAAAACGGGCGCGGGAACCCTCGCGCTTGCCGGCGACAACACCTATTCCGGCGGCACGGCCATCCGTGAGGGCACGGTCTCCATCGGCAAGGACCAGAACCTCGGCGCGGCGACCGGCGGCGTGCTGCTCGACGGCGGCCGGCTCTCGACCGCATCGAGCTTCTCCACGGCACGCACATTCCAGCTCACCGGCAATGGCGGCACGATCGATATTGCCGCCGGCGCCGACACACTGACCGCAACCGGACGTTTCGTCGACGCGACCGGCCAGACCGGCAGCCTGACGAAAACCGGCAGCGGCACACTGGTGATGACCGATGACAACACCTATACCGGCAAGACGACCGTTGAAGACGGCACGCTGCAACTGGGCAATGGCGGAGCAACCGGCTCGCTTGTCGGCGACATCGCCATCAACACGAATGCCATTGTCGATGTCATGCGCTCCGCCAATTGGGTGTTCAACGGAGAACTCTCCGGCGCCGGCCAATTCAACCAGGCGGGCACGGGTACAACAACGCTGACCGCCGACAGCTCGGCTTTCTCCGGCACGACCGCGGTCACCAACGGCGGCCTGTCGGTCTCCGGCAAGCTCGGCGGGGAGACGACCGTCAGCGGCACCGGGTTGCTGAGCGGCAACGGCCTGCTTGATCGCGTCGCGGCCATTAAGGGCGGCCGCATCACGGCCGGCACGACTGACAGCATCGACACGCTGTCGATGAATACGCTGAGCTTCGCGCCGGGGTCCGGTCTTTACGCCAATGTCGTCTCGAAAAATACCGCCGACGGCTTGGAAACCAAGGCTGACCTGCTCGACGCCAGCGGTTCTGTCACCGTTTCGGGCGGCCAGGTCACCGTTGACGCGGAGGGCAACTCGGTGGTCGACGGCACCACGGTGACGATCATCACCTCCTCCGACAGCGTGACGCGAACCGATGGCGACGGCGATGGAACAGCCGGCTTCAATGCCGATGTCGCTTCAACCTCCGCCTTTGTCGGCGCGGATATCGGCTATACCGCCAACACTGTCTTCCTGACGCTGAAGGATCTGACCAATAACGGGACCACGCTGTGCATTCCCGGGCTGACCGCCAACCAGTGCAATACGGCAGGCGGCATCAATTCTCTCGGTCCCAATGATCCTCTGGTGAAGATCATCAAGGGTCTGCCCAAGGATCAGCTCGGTCCGTCGCTCGACCAGCTTTCCGGCGAGGGCTATTCCTCGATTGACTCGGCAATGGTCGATGACAGCCGCTATGTGCGCGACGCCACCAATACCCGGCTTCGCCAGACCTACCGCGATCCGCAGAAACCCGCCCCGTCCATGGCGAGCAACTATGCCGCTGTCGACGGCACGGGTCAGACACTGGCTGAGGACGCGCCCGGCACCGGCGCCTGGATGACTGCCTACGGCTCCTGGAACGATTACAAGGCCACCGGCGATACGGCCGAAATGAAGAACAATGTCGGCGGCGTCTTCATCGGCGCGGACATCCCGGTCTTCGACACGTTGCGCTTCGGCGCGGTCGCCGGTTACGGCAGCAGCAGCTATGATATCAGCAGCCGCGGCACCTCGGCGACCAGCAATGACTGGACCTTCGGCCTTTACGGCGGCGGGGCAGTCGACAACTGGGGCATCAATTTCGGCACAGCCTATACCTGGCACGAAATCTCGGCCGATCGACGGGTCACCATTCCGGGGCTCAGCGAGCAAGAGAGCGCGGATTACGGCGCCGGAACCTACCAGGTCTACGGCGATGTCGACTACATGTTCGAACTCGCCTCGAACTTCGATGCCGGCCCCTTCGCCGATGCCGCCTATGTCTACCAGCAGACCGACGGCTTCACCGAAACCGGCGGCATGGCGGCGCTCACCCGCAACGGCTCCAACACGAGCACCGGCTTTACAACGCTCGGCGTGCGCACCAGCTATGAACTGGAGAGCGAGAGCTTCACCGGGCAGGTCGTGGCATCGGCCGGGTGGCGAAGCGGCTACGGCGATCTCGCCGGCGTCGGCGCGCTGGCCTTTGCCGGCGGCACCTCGTTCGATATCACGGGTGCGCCGATTGCCAAAAACCAGGCAGTCCTGAATGTCGGGTTGCAGACCACGCTCAATGAAAGCCTGGACGTCGAGGTCAACTATATCGGCCTGTTCGCGTCCGACTATCAGAGCCAGAACGTGGTCGGACGCCTCAACCTGCGCTTCTGA